CCGCCATGCTCCAGGTGGAAGACCTCTGGGTGGACGTACAGGGGAAGGAGGTCCTCAAGGGGATCAACCTCCACATCGGCACCGGGGAGACACACTGCCTCTTCGGGAAGAACGGCTCCGGAAAGACCACGCTCCTCATGACGCTCATGGGTTTTTCCGGCTACCGGGTCAAGCACGGCCGGATCCGCTTCAAGGGGGAGGACATCACCCACTGGCCCACCAACGAGCGGGCGCGGCTGGGGCTCGGGATCTCCTTCCAACGGCCGCCGACCCTGCGGGGCGTGAAGCTCCGGGATCTGCTGGCCTACTGCGGCGGGGCAGCCGGCCCGGCCGAGGAGCTCGCCGAGGCCTACCGCTTCGAGCACTTCCTGGACCGTGAGGTGAACCTCGGCTTCTCCGGCGGCGAGATCAAGAAGTCGGAGCTCCTCCAACTCCTCGCCCAGGACCCGGACCTCACCCTGCTCGACGAGCCCGAGTCGGGCGTGGACGTCGAGAACCTCCAGGTCATCGGCGACATGATCCGGCGCCTCCTCCAGAAGGACCGGCACCGGGGCCGGGAGAAGTCCGGCCTCATCATCACCCACACCGGCTTCATCCTGAACTACGTGACCGCCGACCGCGGCCACGTCATGATGAACGGGCAGATCTACTGCCAGGGTAACCCCCTCGAGATCTTCGA
The window above is part of the Dissulfurirhabdus thermomarina genome. Proteins encoded here:
- a CDS encoding ABC transporter ATP-binding protein, with translation MLQVEDLWVDVQGKEVLKGINLHIGTGETHCLFGKNGSGKTTLLMTLMGFSGYRVKHGRIRFKGEDITHWPTNERARLGLGISFQRPPTLRGVKLRDLLAYCGGAAGPAEELAEAYRFEHFLDREVNLGFSGGEIKKSELLQLLAQDPDLTLLDEPESGVDVENLQVIGDMIRRLLQKDRHRGREKSGLIITHTGFILNYVTADRGHVMMNGQIYCQGNPLEIFEGIQQHGYEECIRCRR